A genomic region of Antennarius striatus isolate MH-2024 chromosome 2, ASM4005453v1, whole genome shotgun sequence contains the following coding sequences:
- the LOC137601899 gene encoding uncharacterized protein: MIGHSFLHKGPSFPGLSPAIIHILFEGTLESTPVTIQDCPDLDIREIIKVLEEDSEVKDFDFIHQLCLSWNLPAPNATNRKWLAKKLLVHAVIEQTRQQIIQFGKGLQETGLWPLLTERRDVIPILFPRESEAQITPQMILDCIIWPTTVTIIFEDFRIEEEDDDDIKDVRRISRYFKEFIENASPAELKNLVKFWIGWEMPATEMTVEIVEAKFPTALTCFERLRLPRHYRTYQRFHEDLCACISTSYSGFGCV, from the exons ATGATCGGTCATTCTTTTTTGCACAAGGGCCCAAGTTTCCCAGGGCTTAGCCCGGCCATTATTCATATTCTTTTTGAAGGTACGTTGGAGTCTACTCCTGTGACAATCCAGGACTGCCCTGACCTCGACATTCGTGAAATCATTAAAGTG CTAGAAGAAGATTCAGAAGTGAAAGATTTTGACTTCATCCATCAGCTCTGCCTGTCCTGGAACCTGCCAGCACCAAATGCAACCAACAGGAAATGGCTGGCTAAAAAGCTTCTCGTGCATGCT GTTATCGAGCAAACAAGGCAACAAATAATTCAGTTTGGAAAAGGCTTACAAGAGACAGGACTATGGCCACTTCTCACTGAGAGAAGAGATGTTATCCCAATCCTGTTCCCCAGGGAATCAGAAGCACAAATCACACCTCAG ATGATCTTGGATTGCATCATATGGCCGACAACGGTAACGATTATCTTTGAGGATTTcagaatagaagaagaagatgatgatgatattaaaGACGTACGCCGGATTTCTCGCTACTTTAAAGAATTTATTGAGAAtg CATCTCCTGCTGAGCTAAAGAACCTGGTCAAGTTCTGGATAGGATGGGAGATGCCGGCTACTGAGATGACGGTGGAAATTGTAGAGGCCAAATTCCCCACAGCTTTAACGTGTTTTGAGAGGCTGAGGCTGCCGAGGCATTACAGGACATACCAGAGATTTCATGAGGATTTATGTGCATGCATATCAACCAGTTACAGTGGTTTTGGCTGTGTGTGA